A section of the Clostridium sp. TW13 genome encodes:
- a CDS encoding GGDEF domain-containing protein yields MINLKGDSFTYLRKMFDSVRIVNPNDCSEISILNNDIECKNRTESCYRMWGKGTKCNNCISSRAYNEDGTFIKFECSGEKTYLVMAMPIIDEGKKYIIETIKEIKDGRFIYGEENFTPNQLYEKIQHNNELIILDELTGAFNRRYINENLPTEVSKAIISNNTLSLAMLDLDDFKMINDTYNHAMGDFIIKEFVKVVKENIRRHNDWIARYGGEEFIIVFRNTDKEEAYTLCERIRKAVQEHVFFKDNIKIDLTVSFGISTIAEDVNNSELLLKNADDNLYKAKDNGKNRVEKD; encoded by the coding sequence TTGACTCAGTAAGAATAGTTAACCCTAATGATTGTAGTGAAATTTCAATTTTAAATAATGATATTGAATGTAAAAATAGGACTGAATCTTGCTATAGAATGTGGGGAAAAGGTACTAAGTGTAACAATTGTATTTCATCAAGAGCATATAACGAGGATGGAACTTTTATTAAGTTTGAATGTAGTGGTGAAAAAACATATTTAGTTATGGCTATGCCAATAATTGATGAAGGAAAAAAATATATTATCGAAACAATAAAAGAAATAAAAGATGGCAGATTTATTTATGGAGAAGAAAATTTCACTCCAAATCAATTATATGAAAAGATACAACATAATAATGAGCTGATCATTTTAGATGAATTAACAGGTGCATTTAATAGAAGATACATTAATGAAAATTTACCTACAGAAGTAAGTAAAGCAATAATCAGTAATAATACTTTGTCTTTGGCGATGCTAGATTTAGATGATTTTAAGATGATTAACGATACATATAATCATGCTATGGGTGACTTTATAATTAAGGAATTTGTAAAAGTAGTGAAGGAAAATATAAGACGTCACAATGATTGGATTGCTCGTTATGGTGGAGAGGAATTTATAATTGTCTTTAGAAATACTGATAAGGAAGAAGCATATACTCTTTGTGAAAGAATTAGAAAAGCTGTACAAGAGCATGTGTTTTTTAAAGACAATATTAAAATTGATTTAACAGTTAGTTTTGGAATTAGCACTATAGCTGAAGATGTTAACAATAGTGAATTGTTATTAAAAAATGCAGATGATAATTTATATAAAGCAAAGGATAATGGAAAGAATAGAGTGGAAAAGGATTAA